In a single window of the Papaver somniferum cultivar HN1 unplaced genomic scaffold, ASM357369v1 unplaced-scaffold_57, whole genome shotgun sequence genome:
- the LOC113343328 gene encoding putative invertase inhibitor, with product MNKSSSLIFLILLLVLNLHRVVVANGDVVADLCKNASTTPDSMLSYDFCVSALESNPKSKTSDLFGLGVISMELIANNATNLLPYIGKLLEEGKKERFVKQALDTCLEVYADATRSVEDAITDFKDKVYYDARAEITGANDYSVACEDTFNERNLTFPLRKQVDDFGELVDISLFIIDLVESQG from the coding sequence ATGAATAAATCATCTTCATTAATTTTCTTAATCCTTCTGCTTGTTCTCAACCTTCACAGAGTCGTCGTTGCAAATGGTGATGTAGTCGCTGATCTATGCAAGAATGCATCAACAACACCGGATAGCATGTTAAGTTATGATTTCTGCGTGTCGGCTCTTGAATCAAACCCTAAAAGTAAGACTTCAGATCTCTTCGGACTTGGTGTAATATCAATGGAGTTAATTGCAAACAATGCAACCAATCTTTTACCCTATATTGGTAAACTTCTtgaagagggaaaaaaagaacgGTTCGTTAAGCAAGCTTTAGATACTTGTTTGGAAGTTTATGCGGATGCCACTCGTTCTGTTGAAGATGCCATTACAGATTTCAAAGATAAAGTTTATTACGATGCTCGTGCCGAAATTACTGGTGCGAATGACTATTCGGTTGCTTGTGAAGATACGTTTAACGAACGAAATTTAACATTTCCATTGAGGAAACAAGTTGATGATTTTGGAGAGCTAGTTGATATTTCTCTCTTCATTATTGATTTGGTAGAATCAcaaggctag
- the LOC113343329 gene encoding uncharacterized protein LOC113343329 gives MELCANNATNLLPYIGKLLEDGKEERFVKQALDTCLEIYTDATHCAEDAITAFKNKDKDYFDAIGQITTADDYSAACEDSFNERNLTFPLRKQVDYFSQLADISLVIIDLVEK, from the coding sequence ATGGAGTTATGTGCGAACAACGCAACCAATCTTTTACCGTATATTGGTAAACTTCTTGAAGATGGAAAAGAAGAACGGTTCGTTAAGCAAGCTTTAGATACTTGTTTGGAAATTTATACAGATGCCACTCATTGTGCTGAAGATGCCATTACAGcttttaaaaataaagataaagattatTTCGATGCTATTGGGCAGATTACTACTGCGGATGACTATTCGGCTGCTTGTGAAGATTCGTTCAACGAACGAAATTTAACATTTCCATTGAGGaaacaagttgattattttagTCAGCTAGCTGATATTTCTCTTGTCATTATTGATTTGGTAGAAAAATAG